A genome region from Lusitaniella coriacea LEGE 07157 includes the following:
- a CDS encoding Uma2 family endonuclease, which produces MLLKLNQIDVPPGQKVLLRNIDWSEFEAILQELGEHRAARIAYNNSILEIVTPLPEHETRKVLITNFVEALLEEMEIEFWSLGSTTFKNAKMYQGIEPDNCFYIKHEAAVRGKNRLDLTIDPPPDLALEIDVTSRTHPNIYEALGVPELWRFERGELQINVLQNGKYTEVEYSPNFPNLPLKEVIPQSLKQCQKEGRNKTMKAFRHWVRSAIA; this is translated from the coding sequence ATGTTACTAAAATTAAATCAAATCGATGTACCACCAGGACAAAAAGTACTGCTAAGAAATATTGATTGGTCGGAATTTGAAGCTATTTTGCAGGAACTCGGAGAACATCGGGCAGCTAGAATTGCCTATAATAACAGTATATTGGAGATCGTGACCCCTTTACCCGAACACGAAACAAGAAAAGTATTAATTACAAACTTTGTTGAAGCGCTTCTTGAAGAAATGGAAATTGAGTTTTGGAGTTTAGGTTCAACAACTTTCAAAAATGCAAAAATGTATCAGGGAATAGAACCAGATAACTGTTTCTATATAAAACATGAAGCCGCAGTAAGAGGGAAAAACCGTCTCGACTTAACAATTGATCCTCCTCCAGATTTGGCATTAGAGATAGACGTGACCTCTCGCACCCATCCCAATATATATGAAGCATTAGGCGTACCAGAACTGTGGCGTTTTGAACGAGGTGAACTACAAATTAACGTTTTGCAAAATGGAAAATATACAGAAGTCGAATATAGTCCAAACTTTCCCAATCTTCCCCTCAAAGAAGTTATTCCTCAATCCCTCAAGCAGTGTCAGAAAGAGGGAAGAAACAAAACAATGAAAGCATTTCGTCACTGGGTCAGAAGCGCGATCGCTTAG
- a CDS encoding Uma2 family endonuclease has protein sequence MLVKLRQIAVPPGQKVLLKDITWSEFEAILQELGEHRAARIAYNNCTLEIVTPLPEHERNKEYISDFVKVLLEELEIEFCSLGSTTFRNKNMLQGVEPDNCFYIQNEALVRSKNRLDLTIDPPPDLALEIDVTSRTHPNIYEALGVPELWRFERGELQINVLQDGKYTEVEYSPNFPNLPLKEVIPQSLKQCQKEGRNKTMKAFRCWVRSAIA, from the coding sequence ATGCTAGTGAAACTACGACAAATTGCCGTGCCTCCAGGACAAAAAGTACTGCTGAAAGACATTACTTGGTCGGAATTTGAAGCTATTTTACAGGAACTCGGAGAACATCGGGCAGCTAGAATTGCCTATAATAACTGTACATTAGAGATTGTGACTCCATTGCCCGAACACGAACGCAATAAAGAATATATCAGCGACTTTGTTAAAGTCTTACTCGAAGAATTGGAAATTGAGTTTTGTTCTCTTGGGTCTACAACATTTAGAAACAAAAATATGCTCCAAGGAGTAGAACCAGATAACTGCTTTTATATTCAAAATGAAGCTTTAGTGAGAAGTAAAAACCGTCTCGACTTAACCATCGATCCTCCTCCAGATTTGGCATTAGAGATAGACGTGACCTCTCGCACCCATCCCAATATATATGAAGCATTAGGTGTACCAGAACTGTGGCGTTTTGAACGAGGTGAACTACAAATTAACGTTTTGCAGGATGGAAAATATACAGAAGTCGAATACAGTCCAAACTTTCCCAATCTTCCCCTCAAAGAAGTTATTCCTCAATCCCTCAAGCAGTGTCAGAAAGAGGGAAGAAACAAAACGATGAAAGCATTTCGTTGTTGGGTTAGAAGCGCGATCGCGTAA